The Saccharothrix violaceirubra genome segment GCCGTTGAGGTCGTCGTCGATCAGCAGCCGGCGCAGCACGTTCATGTGGTCGGCGCCGAACGCCGTGCCGCAGGACGCGACGGCCGTGGGCACGCCCGCGAGGTGCATGGCCATCACGTCGGTGTAGCCCTCGACGACGACGGCCTGGCGCCGTTTCGCGATCTCCCGCTTGGCCAGGTCCAGCCCGAACAGGACGTGGGACTTCTTGTAGATCGGGCTTTCCGAGGTGTTGAGGTACTTGGCCTGGATCTGGTCGTCGTCGAAGATCCGGCGGGCGCCGAAGCCGACGACGTCGCCGCCGAGGTCGCGGATCGGCCACAGCAGCCGCCGGTGGAACCGGTCGATCGGTCCCTGCCGACCCTCCTTGGTGAGCTGGGCCTTGATCAGCTCGGTGAGTTCGAAACCCTGGTGCAGCAGGTGTTTGGTGAGCTTGTCCCACCCGGCGGGCGCGAAGCCGCAGCCGAACTGGCGGGCGGCGGCCTGGTCGAAACCGCGCTGCGCCAGGAATTCCCGCGCGGCCATGGCGTCCGGGGTGGACAGTTGTTCCGCGTAGAACTCGGCGGCGAACCGGTGCGCCTCGATCAGCCGGCTGCGGGTGCCGCGGTCGCGCTGGATGGTCGCGCCGCCGCCCTCGTAGGTGAGCTGGATGCCCGCGCGGTCGGCGAGCCGCTCGACCGCCTCGACGAAGCCGAGGTGCTCGATCTTCATCACGAACGCGATGACGTCGCCGCCCTCGCCGCACCCGAAGCAGTGGTAGGTGCCGTGCGTCGGCCGGACGTTGAAGCTCGGCGACTTCTCGTCGTGGAACGGGCACAGGCCCTTGAGCGCGCCGCCGCCGGCGCGGCGCAGGGACACGTGGTCCCCGACGACCTCGTCGATCCGGCTGCGGTCACGTACGACCGCGATGTCGCTTTCCCGGATGCGTCCTGCCACGGTCGTCGAGTCTAGTGCCGGCAGACTGGGCACCGTGACGACCGCCGATCCCGACCTCGCCGCCGCTTTCGACGAGCACCGGTCGCACCTGGTCGGGGTCGCCTACCGGCTGACCGGCAGCGTCGCCGACGCCGAGGACGCGGTCCAGGAGGCGTGGCTGCGGCTGGCGAACCGGACCGGCGAGCCGCTCGTGGAACCGCGGGCGTGGCTGACCACGGTGGTGGGCCGGATCTGCCTGGACCGGCTGCGGTCGGCGGCCGTGCGGCGGGAGAGCTACGTCGGCAGTTGGCTGCCGGAGCCGGTCGTGACGACGCTGGACCCGCGCGCGGACCCGGCCGAGGCCGCGGTGCTCGACGAGGGCGTGCGGCTGGCGGCGCTGGTCGTGCTCGACCGGCTCGGCCCGGAGCAGCGGGTGGCGTTCGTGCTGCACGACGCGTTCGGCGTGCCGTTCGACGAGATCGCGGCGGTGCTGGGCTGCGCGGTGGCCACGGCCCGCCAGCACGCGTCCCGCGGCCGGCGTGCGGCGGCGGACGCGGCACCGCCGTCCCGGGTCGCCCTGACCGAGCAGCGGGAGTTGATCGAGCGGTTCGTGGCGGCGCTGGGCAGCGGCGACGTGGACGCGGTCGTGGCGCTGCTGCACCCCGACGCCGTGGTGGTCGGCGACGGCGGTGGGCGGGCGCGCACGGCGCTGCACCCGGTCGTCGGCGCGGACAAGGTGGCCCGCTTCCTGCTCGGCCTGATCCGCAAGTACGGCGGCCTGTCCGACGCGGTCCCGGTTCTGGTGAACGGCGACCTCGGGTTCCGGTTCGCGGAGCGGGAGGACCTGGCCGCACGGGTCGGGACTTTCACTTTCCGTGACGGGAAAGTCTCGGGTCTGTTCGACATCTCCAACCCGGACAAGCTGCGCCACGTGACGTTCTGACCACATGGCGTAACCGTTCACCCACACGGAGTGAACCGTTCGGCTGATCCTTTCTGGTCTAGACCAGGCTACGTTCTCCTCAGCCGTTTTCCCCCTGCATGAGGAGACGCGAACCATGACCGAAAAGCACGAGGACGGCACCACACGTCGCTCGTTCATGGCGACCGGCGCGACCGCCGTCGCCGTGACCGCCGCGGGTGTCGGCATCGCCGGCGTGGCGGGCAGCGGACAGCGGGCCCAGGGCGCCACCCTGCCCTTGACGCCGCAGTGCACCGACGGCGACGACACGCCACCGGTGATCGAAGGCCCGTACTTCCGACGCAACTCGCCCAAGCGCACCAACCTGCGCACCACGGGTGTGAGCGGCGTGCTGCTGAGCCTCACCGGGTTCGTCTACAACATCCGGTGCCAGCCGCTGGGCAACGTCCTGCTGGACTTCTGGCAGGCCGACCAGCGCGGCCAGTACGACAACTCGACCGCGCAGTACCGCGGTCGCGGCCACCAGTTCACGAACGCCGACGGCTCGTACACGCTGGAGACGATCGTCCCCAAGGACTACCCGGGCCGGACCCCGCACATCCACGTGAAGGTCCAGGCGCCCAACGGTCCGATCCTCACCACCCAGCTGTACTTCCCCGGCGACACCAAGGCGTACGGGATGAACGTCGCGCAGCTCAACGCCCGCGACGCGTACTACATCACCGACACGCTGATCGCGCTCGGACCGCTGACGTCGAACCGGTACGCCGGCAAGTTCGACTTCGTCATCAAGCGCTGACCTGAACCAATCCCCGACTCCATGTCGGGATCAAGACGGGTTGGTACCCATCCCTCCTCGGCATTCCGCCTGACGAGGAGGGATCGGGGTCACGCTCGGTGAGAACTCCCCGTGCCGGACCACACGTCGAAGCCATTACACGACGTGACGTCCATAGCCCGCACCCGATGACGCGATCGCCACCCGACCGCCGGCCCGACCGGGTGCTACGGGTGCGCCACCTGGGCCACGAACAGCACGGCCCCCGTGTGCTGGTGGCGGACCAGCAGCAGGTACGGCCGGTCGACCCGGACCGTCACCGGTTCCTCGGGCAGCTCCAGCGACACCGCGCGCATCATCACCGCCGTCGCCGCCGCGCCCTCCAGACCCTGTTCGTCCAGGCGCAGCACGGCTTCGTGCACGACCTCGTCCACGTAAAGGCGCGGGTCCGGGCTCAACCCGGTGAGGTCCGCGTCCTTGGTGAACAGCGTCCGGACGCCCAGGTCGCGCAACGGCTCCGACAGCAGCGCGGAGGACTTCGCCCGGAGTCGGGGCAGGAACAGCTCGACGTTGCGCCGCTGCAACGCTCCCAGCACGGTCGGCACGCCCGAGAGCCCGCCGAGGTCGTCGTCGGGCAGCAGCACGACCGCCTCGACGCCGCCGTGCGCGGGGATCGTCACGGCCTGCCAGCCGGCCGCGTGCGCGTAGCCGGACTTGGCTTCGCGGCGCATGGTCGGCACGTCGCCCACGTCCCGGAACGGCCGGTCCTCGGTGTCGTGCTCCGGGAACTCCTCGGTCCACGCGGTCTTCAGGTACAGGGCGTTGACCAGGGCGGCGACCGTATCGGACTTGACCGCGCCGCGGTCGAGCAGCTCGGGGATCAGGCCGCGGGTGGTGTCGGCGACGTCGGCGTTGATGAGCTTGCGCGCGGCCTCGACGTCCTCGGCGAACGGCGCCGACCGGACCGCGGCACCCGGCCAAGCGGACAGATCGGTCAGGAAAGACTCGTTGACCGGCAACGCGTCCCACGCCCACAGCGTGTTGGCGACGGCGAACGTGACGTCGTCGCCTGAGATCCGGGTCTCCCGGACCGGGGTGGTGTCCCCGAGCAACGCCGTGAGCTCGTCGGCGGTCCGGCCGCGCGCGGCCTGCGCGGTCGTCCCCAACGCGCTCGCCACCGAGAACGGCGACCAGCAGACGTCGGCGGTGCGATCGGGTGCGAGGGCGTCGTGCAGCTTGAGGGCGAACGTCAGCATGCTTCTCCTCGCGGGTCGGGGTCTTACGCCCGAGTGTGCCCGTTCCCGCGCACGAGGGTCCGATGCCACGCCTGCGCCTGGGCGTCGGTCAGCGACGCGATCTGGTCCACGACCACCCGCAGCCGGTCGGCGTCCGACGACGCGCTCTCGAACGCCGGACGCAACGCCGGGTCGAGCGTGTCGGGCGCGCCCTTGCCCAACGTCTCGGCGAGTTCCCCGATCAGCTCCCGTTGGCGTGCCTGGCGTTCGAGGTGCACCGGATCGCTCATCACGTACCGGACGGCGACGGCCTTGAGCAGCGCCACCTCGGCGGCCACGCGCGGCGGCACGACCAGGTCGGCGGCGTAGCGGCGCAACGGTCCGTCGCCGTGCTCGCGTCGCGTCGCGCCGACCGCCGCCGACGCGAACCGGCCGACGAGTTCGCTGGTCAGCCGCTTGAGGTTGACCTGGGCGAGCAACGAGCCGTCGTACTCGGCCAGGTTCGCGATCACGGGCAGCCGCAGCAGGTCGGCGGCCACCTCCTCCAGCGCGGCGACCGGTTCGGGCGAGAAGTGCCGGGCGGCGAGGTCCGCGATGGCCCGGCGTTCGGTCACGTCGCCCAGCGCGGCCAGGGTGATCCGGTGCGCGAGGACGCCGTCCTCCACGTCGTGCACGGAGTACGCGACGTCGTCGGCCCAGTCCATCACCTGGGCCTCCAGGCAGCGGCGGCCTTCCGGCGCACCCTCGCGCAGCCAGCCGAACACGTCGAGGTCGTCCTGGTAGACGCCGAACTTCACGGTGCCCGGACGCCGGGCCCACGGGTACTTCGTCGCCGCGTCCAGGCAGGCCCGCGTGAGGTTGAGCCCGGTGCGGGTCTTGGGTTCCAGGCGGGTCAGGATGCGCAACGTCTGGGCGTTGCCCTCGAAACCGCCGCAGTCGGCGGCCACCGCGTTCAACGCGCGTTCCCCGTTGTGGCCGAACGGCGGGTGGCCGATGTCGTGCGCCAGCCCGGCGGTGTCCACGATGTCCGGGTCGCAGCCCAACGTCCCGCCGATGCCCCGGCCGATCTGGGCGACCTCCAGCGAGTGGGTCAGCCGGGTGCGCGGCACGCCCGTGACCTCCGAGCCCTCGCCCGGACCGACGACCTGGGTCTTGCCCGCGAGCCGGCGCAGCGCGGCGCTGTGCAGCACGCGGGCGCGGTCGCGCGCGAACGGCGTCCGGAGTTCCTCTACCGCGTCGGGCAGCAGCGCGGCTTTCGGTCTCTCCTCGGTCCGGCGTTCGGCGTCGTGCGCGGTGTAGCCGGCGTTCATCCGTCGAGCCTAATTCAGCCCTGCGTGATGCCGTCGAACACGTCGACCGGTGCCTTCATCAGGTGGTAGTAGAGCAGGCCGAACGTCTCGCGCCGGATGTAGTAGAGCTGGGTCTCGCGGGTCTGCACGTTGGGTCCCGAGCGGGTCGGCGACGTCCACGCCTCCAGGCCCTGGTCCTCGGCCATGGTGCGGGCACGCAACGAGTGCCACGGGTCCGAGACGATCACGGCCGTCTTCAGGTCGCGGGCGCGGGCGGCGTCGGCCAGTGCGCGGATGCTGCCCAGCGTGTCCGTGCCGAAGCCGACCTCGACGACGCGGTCCTCGGGGACGCCGTGCTCGACCAGCCAGATCCGCCCGGCCTCGCCCTCGGTGTACTCGTCGCCGGGTTGCCGGCCGCCGGTGGTCGCGATGTAGGAGACGACCCCCTGGTCGTACAGGCGGCGCGCGTGCTCCAGGCGGGCTTCGAGCGCGCGTGACGGAACGCCGTTGTACTGCGCGGCGCCGAGGACCACGGCCATGTCCGCGTGCGTGCGGTCGTCCTCGCGGGCGACCTGCCAGACGCGGAACGCGGTGCCGCCGACCACGAGGAACCCGATCAGCAGTCCGCCGAGGACGACGCGCTGGACGAGCCTGCGGACCCGGGCCGGGAAGGATGCGGGGGGCACGCTTCGATGAAACCACATTCCACGGGATGATCACGGCATGCCGGCCGACCAACCGACGATCGTCGCGACCTCAGGCGGATACATCGCCGGGCGACGCACGGAGATCGAATTCGGTGCCCTCGTGCACCACGCCGTCGAGCTGTCCGGGGCGCGCAGACCCCGGGTGTGCCACGTCGGGACGGCGTCCGGCGACCAAAGATCATGGCAAGCGAATGTGGACGAAGCCGCCCGCGTCGCCGGGTGGGACCTGGCGCACCTGAACCTGTTCCCGATGCCGCAGGTCCTGGACGTCGCGGAGTTCGTGCTGTCGCACGACGTCGTGTGGGTCGGCGGCGGGTCCGTGGCGAACCTGCTCGCGGTGTGGACGGTGCACGGGCTGGGGCCGGTGCTGCGCACGGCGTGGGAGCGGGGCGTGGTGCTCGGCGGCGTGTCGGCCGGGTCGATCTGCTGGTACCTGGGCGGTTCGACGGATTCGTTCGGGCCGGAACTGCGGGTCGTGACGAACGGGCTCGGGTTCCTGCCTTACGGCAGCGGCGTGCACTTCGACTCGGAAGCCGCGCGTCGGCCCGTGGTGCACGAGGCGGTGCGTGATGGCGTGCTGCCGGAAACACACTGCACCGACGACGGAGCCGGGCTCGTGTACTTCGGGACGCGGCTCGTCGAGGCGGTCTCGGAGCGGTCGCGCGGCGGGGCGTACGTCGTCGTCCGCGACTCTTCAGGGAACCCCCAGGAGGAATCGCTCGACATCCGGCGGTTGTGAAACGGATCGTCGAAGTGTGCGAAGACGCTGGTGGGCAGTGGTGGCGGTCACTGTGGCCGTGGCGCTTTACCCGTCCCGGACGGCCGTGGAACCGACCGGTTACGCGGCGGCGTCCGCGCCTTCGATCTCCTCGGACTCTTCGCACCCTTCGGCCTCCTCGGATTCCTCGGGCACGACCAGTCCGTCCAGCGCCACCGTCACCGCGCCCGATCTGCCGACCGCGATCGCGGCGGCCGTGGCGGCGTCGTCCGAAGGCGACCTGGCAGTGTCGGTGTTGGACCTGGAAACCGGTGCCACGGCGGGAAGCCGGAGCGCCGAACCCTTCCCCACGGCGTCGTTGAGGAAGCTGCTGGTGGCGGTGGACGTGCTGCCTTCGGCGTCGGCGGACGACCGGGAGTTGTTGGTGCGGGCGTTGAGCTTGAGCGACGACTCGGCCATGAACGCGTTGTGGGACAGGCACGACGGCATGGGTGCGATAACGCGGGTCGCGACCCGCGTTGGTCTCGTTGCGACGTCACCACCGACGGACCCGACGCAGTGGGGCGACGTGACCATGTCGGCGGACGACGTGGTGCACCTGTACCGCTACATCCTCACCGGACTCCCGGCGGACCAAAGGGATTTCATCGTCGACGCACTGGGTTCGGCCCCCGACACCGCCGCCGACGGCTTCGACCAGGGCTTCGCGCTGATGGGGCCGGACGTCGACGCCTACGCCAAACAGGGCTGGATGTGGTACCTGCCGGCGGACCTGTACCTGCACAGCGCGGGCATCGTCCGGTCCCGTTACGTGGTGGCGATCCTGTCCCTCCACTCCGGAGTCCCCGCCGCGACGGCGGAAGCCACCCTGGACGCCGTCACCACCGCCCTCCTGACCCCACTCCCCTGACCCGCGAGTTATACGTTCAGACACCGCGAGTTGTGCACTCAGGCACTCCCTCCGGCCTGCCGCTTCCACTCCGGACCCGTCGGGCCCTGCCGGGTGCTGCCGTCCCGGTGGACGACGACCTCGGGGTTGTCGTGGTTGTCACCGCTCGGGGGTGCCGTGTTGCGCACCGACAGGTCCTTGTACCCGCCGGTCGTGAAGTGGACCCGAAGCGGGTTGTTGCGCTTGTCGTCCTTCAACCGCTCGACGGACGCGATCCCGTCGGCCTCGCCCAGCACCTGCCGGAGAAGATCCTTCAGCCTGTAGTTCCTCATGACCCCACGCCTTGGTGGTGCACTCCGATGAAACCTTCGCCGCCGTTGGCGAACTCGATTCGCACCAGGTCGAATGAAGCGGACCCCCGTTCGTTCCGGAGATCTTCGACCACGACTATTTCGGGATGGTCGATTCCCCTGAGGGCTTTCGACAGAAGGGCCGCGAATGACTTCTCGTCCACACCTCGATCCTCTCACCCGGGAGGGAGCGGGAGCGTTCGGCCGTCTCGGCGCAACACCGTTTCGATCACGAACCCGCCGAAAACGGGTTCCCACTCGGTGACTACGCGGAGTGATCCATCCAGACGAGACGGGTCGGGCCGTGGTGGCCTCGTTCCAGGACGCGGGCGGCGCGGTCCGCAGAGCCGGAGCGCAGCACGTTGCCTCCGGGCAACAAGGCGGTGGCGTGCCCGGTCCAGGCGAAGCCCCATGCGACTACCTCGGCATCCTCGCACTCGCCGTACTCACGGAGGACGGCGAACATCCTCGGCCGCTCATCCTCGATCATGGCGGCGACGAACTCCTCGTACTCCTTGCGGTCGAACGTCATGGTCATCTCGATTGCCTCCGTGTCACTGTCGGTTGATCACCGTTGGTAGCGATAGAGTGGCGCGGTCCCCGTGGGACGGAAAGTGGTTTCCCACTTTATTCACCTGATTGGAGTATCTCGGGCATGACTCAGGAAGGTGCCGTCAACGCCACCGTGCGGCGGTGGCAACTCACGGAAACGCTCCGCCAACTGCGGGAAGCGGCCGGTATGACGATCGAGCAGGTGGTCGAAAGGCTACGCGACGGACAGGGAAAGTGGTCGCGGTCCAAGCTCGGTCGGATCGAGACACGCGAACAGGGCGTGAAACGACACGAGGTCGAGGAGTTGTTGGACCTTTACGGAGTCTACGACCCCACGATCCGCCCGTGGTTGCTGGGATTGGTTTCGACGGTCAATGAACGCGGGTACTGGCTGGCGTTGCGCAAGGACCTGCCATCGGACTTCCACGAGTTCCTCGGAGTCGAGGCCGCGCTGGTCCGACTCCGCGAGTTCGAGACCATGGTGGTGCCGGGACTGCTTCAGGTGCCCGAGTACACCCGGGCGCTGATCTACGGTGCGAATCCGGGGCTGGAGCGAGATCTCGCGGAGGGGCGCGTCCAAGCACGCATGGCCCGGCAACAGGTCTTGAACCGGACAGTGCCGTTGCGGCTGCACGTCATCCTCGACGAGGCCATCCTCGAACGGCCGGTCGGTTCGGCGGCGGTGATGCGAGACCAGTTGCAGCGTCTGATCGACACCGGCGCCGAGAACCACGTCACGGTCCAGATCTTGCAGAAGAGCGCCGGAGCCTCGCCTGCGCTCGACGGACCGTTCTCGCTGCTGACGCTGCCCGCGCCCATCCCGGACTTCGGCTATGCGGAAGGGCAGGGAGGTGCGGTGTACATCGAAGACGTCGACCACGTCAGGGAATGCGCCCAGCGGTGGGGAATCCTCACCGGGAAGGCGCTCTCGGCCGTCGACTCGCTGGACGTGCTCAGGGAGGCCGTGAACACTTACGACGAGCAAACCTGACGAAGGAAGTGCGATGGCCACCTGGCGCAAGAGCAGCTACTCGGGAAGCGGCGGAACCGGCGGCGGCAACTGCGTCGAAGTCGCGCACGACGGCAGGCGGTTGCGCGTACGCGACAGCAAGAACCCCGAAGCGGGCACCCTCACCGTCAGCCGCGCCTGGCTTGAGTCGCTCAAGACCGACTGATGCCGGAGTGGTTCCCGTGGCCGGACGACACCGGCCACGGGAACCGGCACTCACGGTCTGATCAGGTTCACCGACCTCCCCGCCGCGCGGTGGGCCTCGGCCCAGCCCTCGATCGCCTGCCGGCACGCGTCGTCCAGGTGCCGCAGCCCGCGCAGGTCCACCCGCACGTGCTTGGTCACCGGCAAGCCCTCCAAGGCGTCGAGCAACCTCGGCAGCTTCAGGAACGTGGCGTTCCCGCGCAACGTCACGTGCTCGTGGTCCGGCCCGTCCTCGTCGACCACGACCGACAGCCGGGACACGTCCCACGCCGTCTTCACCACGGCCGCCAACAACCCGACCAGGGTCCCGGTCAACAGGTCCGTCACCACGATCAGCCCGGCCGTCAGCAACAGCACCGCGCTCTCCGCACGGTCGGTCCGCACCAGCTTCACCACGCGGGGCAGCTCCAACAGCTTCCACCCCGCCTGCACCAGCAACGCCGCCAGCACGGCGATCGGCACGAACGC includes the following:
- the sigJ gene encoding RNA polymerase sigma factor SigJ, encoding MTTADPDLAAAFDEHRSHLVGVAYRLTGSVADAEDAVQEAWLRLANRTGEPLVEPRAWLTTVVGRICLDRLRSAAVRRESYVGSWLPEPVVTTLDPRADPAEAAVLDEGVRLAALVVLDRLGPEQRVAFVLHDAFGVPFDEIAAVLGCAVATARQHASRGRRAAADAAPPSRVALTEQRELIERFVAALGSGDVDAVVALLHPDAVVVGDGGGRARTALHPVVGADKVARFLLGLIRKYGGLSDAVPVLVNGDLGFRFAEREDLAARVGTFTFRDGKVSGLFDISNPDKLRHVTF
- a CDS encoding dioxygenase family protein; translation: MTEKHEDGTTRRSFMATGATAVAVTAAGVGIAGVAGSGQRAQGATLPLTPQCTDGDDTPPVIEGPYFRRNSPKRTNLRTTGVSGVLLSLTGFVYNIRCQPLGNVLLDFWQADQRGQYDNSTAQYRGRGHQFTNADGSYTLETIVPKDYPGRTPHIHVKVQAPNGPILTTQLYFPGDTKAYGMNVAQLNARDAYYITDTLIALGPLTSNRYAGKFDFVIKR
- a CDS encoding serpin family protein, giving the protein MLTFALKLHDALAPDRTADVCWSPFSVASALGTTAQAARGRTADELTALLGDTTPVRETRISGDDVTFAVANTLWAWDALPVNESFLTDLSAWPGAAVRSAPFAEDVEAARKLINADVADTTRGLIPELLDRGAVKSDTVAALVNALYLKTAWTEEFPEHDTEDRPFRDVGDVPTMRREAKSGYAHAAGWQAVTIPAHGGVEAVVLLPDDDLGGLSGVPTVLGALQRRNVELFLPRLRAKSSALLSEPLRDLGVRTLFTKDADLTGLSPDPRLYVDEVVHEAVLRLDEQGLEGAAATAVMMRAVSLELPEEPVTVRVDRPYLLLVRHQHTGAVLFVAQVAHP
- a CDS encoding deoxyguanosinetriphosphate triphosphohydrolase, whose translation is MNAGYTAHDAERRTEERPKAALLPDAVEELRTPFARDRARVLHSAALRRLAGKTQVVGPGEGSEVTGVPRTRLTHSLEVAQIGRGIGGTLGCDPDIVDTAGLAHDIGHPPFGHNGERALNAVAADCGGFEGNAQTLRILTRLEPKTRTGLNLTRACLDAATKYPWARRPGTVKFGVYQDDLDVFGWLREGAPEGRRCLEAQVMDWADDVAYSVHDVEDGVLAHRITLAALGDVTERRAIADLAARHFSPEPVAALEEVAADLLRLPVIANLAEYDGSLLAQVNLKRLTSELVGRFASAAVGATRREHGDGPLRRYAADLVVPPRVAAEVALLKAVAVRYVMSDPVHLERQARQRELIGELAETLGKGAPDTLDPALRPAFESASSDADRLRVVVDQIASLTDAQAQAWHRTLVRGNGHTRA
- a CDS encoding YdcF family protein, with the protein product MWFHRSVPPASFPARVRRLVQRVVLGGLLIGFLVVGGTAFRVWQVAREDDRTHADMAVVLGAAQYNGVPSRALEARLEHARRLYDQGVVSYIATTGGRQPGDEYTEGEAGRIWLVEHGVPEDRVVEVGFGTDTLGSIRALADAARARDLKTAVIVSDPWHSLRARTMAEDQGLEAWTSPTRSGPNVQTRETQLYYIRRETFGLLYYHLMKAPVDVFDGITQG
- a CDS encoding Type 1 glutamine amidotransferase-like domain-containing protein, translating into MPADQPTIVATSGGYIAGRRTEIEFGALVHHAVELSGARRPRVCHVGTASGDQRSWQANVDEAARVAGWDLAHLNLFPMPQVLDVAEFVLSHDVVWVGGGSVANLLAVWTVHGLGPVLRTAWERGVVLGGVSAGSICWYLGGSTDSFGPELRVVTNGLGFLPYGSGVHFDSEAARRPVVHEAVRDGVLPETHCTDDGAGLVYFGTRLVEAVSERSRGGAYVVVRDSSGNPQEESLDIRRL
- a CDS encoding helix-turn-helix domain-containing protein encodes the protein MTQEGAVNATVRRWQLTETLRQLREAAGMTIEQVVERLRDGQGKWSRSKLGRIETREQGVKRHEVEELLDLYGVYDPTIRPWLLGLVSTVNERGYWLALRKDLPSDFHEFLGVEAALVRLREFETMVVPGLLQVPEYTRALIYGANPGLERDLAEGRVQARMARQQVLNRTVPLRLHVILDEAILERPVGSAAVMRDQLQRLIDTGAENHVTVQILQKSAGASPALDGPFSLLTLPAPIPDFGYAEGQGGAVYIEDVDHVRECAQRWGILTGKALSAVDSLDVLREAVNTYDEQT
- a CDS encoding DUF397 domain-containing protein, translated to MATWRKSSYSGSGGTGGGNCVEVAHDGRRLRVRDSKNPEAGTLTVSRAWLESLKTD